One genomic region from Rosa rugosa chromosome 1, drRosRugo1.1, whole genome shotgun sequence encodes:
- the LOC133707531 gene encoding B3 domain-containing transcription factor VRN1-like: MYSDKYTCLGDFVIGKNKMSKTSVQVTERPSSSLTAPLDNHHEAANNFVSENPFFKVTLGSSHMEKSVVHVPASFAWSFIRRKKQKVMLQVTDRLWPVDLIAFKPSLASFSSGWATFVEEYSLRVGDVCIFELMEMNDDIILQCHWRVPRSYVKKYEKKYGEELSNIVHLKLPCGTEWEIEVTRHNGVFWFDKGWETFSKFYSIESRYSLVFQYEGNSRFKVNIFDRTNSEIEYPIKTPKKEENDVDDQFPPVSHLLPQKNNIASSNGDKKDLPAEVDEGDKYSSTQRSQKPTTEVLGRMHPSTTRGSGAVQTVKEFKYTEQPSCFLVPMCPSYIEKHMLWLPSDFAMHLKHLITNSGNLTLHVSEGSTTRTWTVGMKYEKERAKFQSGWSEFVQGNKLNHGDVCDLMLIDKNELLFEVKIFRAREAVDCTFSPGKLFANI; the protein is encoded by the exons ATGTATTCAGATAAATATACGTGTCTTGGTGATTTTGTCATAGGCAAGAACAAAATGTCAAAGACTAGTGTGCAGGTTACTGAAAGGCCCTCTTCATCTTTGACGGCTCCATTGGATAATCATCATGAAGCTGCCAACAACTTCGTCTCAGAGAATCCCTTTTTCAAAGTCACTTTGGGTTCCTCCCATATGGAGAAGTCAGTTGTG CATGTACCAGCTAGTTTTGCTTGGAGTTTCATTAGAAGGAAGAAACAAAAAGTGATGCTTCAGGTCACAGATAGATTGTGGCCTGTGGATTTGATAGCATTTAAGCCATCTTTAGCTTCATTTTCTTCTGGCTGGGCCACATTTGTTGAGGAATATTCATTAAGAGTCGGAGATGTTTGCATATTTGAGCTTATGGAGATGAATGATGACATTATACTACAA TGTCATTGG AGAGTTCCAAGGAGTTATGTGAAGAAATATGAGAAGAAATATGGAGAAGAGCTATCAAATATCGTACATCTTAAGCTTCCATGTGGTACAGAATGGGAAATAGAAGTCACAAGACATAATGGTGTCTTTTGGTTCGACAAGGGTTGGGAAACCTTTAGCAAGTTTTACTCCATCGAGTCTCGCTACTCGCTAGTTTTTCAATATGAAGGGAATTCTAGATTCAAAGTTAACATATTTGATAGAACAAACTCAGAGATTGAGTATCCTATCAAAACCccgaagaaggaagaaaatgaTGTAGATGATCAATTTCCACCGGTTAGTCATCTGCTGCCTCAAAAGAACAATATAGCAAGTTCAAATGGTG ACAAAAAGGATCTTCCTGCGGAAGTAGATGAGGGAGACAAGTATAGTAGTACTCAAAGATCACAAAAACCAACAACTGAGGTTCTTGGGAGGATGCACCCTTCGACTACAAGAGGAAGTGGAGCTGTACAGACAGTTAAAGAATTCAAGTACACTGAGCAGCCTTCTTGTTTTTTGGTTCCTATGTGCCCCTCTTATATCGAAAAACATATGCTT TGGCTGCCAAGTGACTTTGCCATGCATTTGAAACATCTTATTACGAATTCTGGTAATCTTACCCTTCATGTTTCGGAAGGGAGCACAACGAGAACTTGGACTGTTGGAATGaaatatgaaaaagaaagagCGAAATTCCAGTCTGGATGGAGTGAATTTGTGCAAGGCAATAAACTGAATCATGGTGATGTGTGTGACCTCATGTTAATTGACAAAAATGAACTTTTATTTGAAGTTAAGATTTTCCGAGCAAGAGAAGCTGTGGATTGCACCTTCTCACCGGGTAAGTTATTTGCAAATATTTAG